A single genomic interval of Daucus carota subsp. sativus chromosome 1, DH1 v3.0, whole genome shotgun sequence harbors:
- the LOC108224425 gene encoding uncharacterized protein LOC108224425 — translation MESSMSLEEMYARLAMEEEEGGGEVEGVTENAPQQPTFVLIGRFLTEKNINFQAMQNVLASIWRPREGMDIHDLGGSRYSFIFYHVLDLQKVTEGGPWTFEQSLLLHHKLEANEDAHTVQLNEMEIWVQIYDLPVGMVSGKLLESVGNYVGTFVKADPQNTQGGGKMFYRIRVVMDVNRPIKRRMKLKREGGAWSWINFKYERLSTFCFVCGLMGHSDRDCGIVYANPDKTIERSYGTWLRAPVRGGKNQNIGARWIRNGGEGGQSWQSNSGADQAKNMGARFMEVDGRITEISGEIGVIQFNQGNPNLGAKITGDTEMSGKVIEHETTVTDSKRKRGNEDTNVDSSGVVNGESKGLDMSNIGPKNLLEAGPVVQARLQQ, via the coding sequence ATGGAGTCTAGTATGAGTTTGGAGGAGATGTATGCACGGTTAGCAATGGAGGAAGAGGAAGGAGGAGGGGAGGTTGAAGGGGTGACGGAGAATGCACCGCAACAACCAACGTTTGTTTTGATTGGAAGGTTTCTGACTGAGAAGAATATAAATTTCCAGGCCATGCAAAATGTTTTGGCATCTATTTGGCGACCAAGGGAGGGTATGGATATTCATGACTTGGGTGGCTCAAGGTATTCATTCATCTTTTATCATGTTCTTGATTTACAAAAGGTGACTGAGGGAGGGCCATGGACTTTCGAACAAAGTCTGTTGCTACATCATAAATTGGAAGCAAATGAAGATGCACATACGGTTCAACTGAATGAAATGGAGATATGGGTTCAGATTTATGATCTACCTGTAGGTATGGTGTCAGGAAAGTTATTAGAGAGTGTAGGTAACTATGTTGGTACTTTTGTCAAAGCTGATCCTCAGAACACCCAGGGGGGAGGGAAAATGTTTTATCGTATCCGGGTTGTAATGGATGTAAACAGGCCGATAAAAAGGAGGATGAAACTTAAGAGGGAAGGCGGTGCATGGTCATGGATAAACTTTAAGTATGAACGACTGAGTACCTTTTGTTTTGTGTGTGGTTTGATGGGGCACTCCGATCGGGATTGTGGTATTGTCTATGCAAATCCTGATAAAACCATTGAGAGATCATATGGAACGTGGTTACGAGCTCCTGTTAGGGGTGGGAAAAATCAGAACATTGGTGCCCGGTGGATACGTAACGGGGGTGAAGGAGGTCAGAGTTGGCAGTCGAATTCCGGTGCCGATCAGGCGAAAAATATGGGAGCGAGATTCATGGAGGTAGATGGGCGCATTACCGAAATTTCAGGAGAGATAGGTGTAATACAGTTTAATCAGGGCAATCCAAATCTGGGTGCTAAAATCACGGGAGATACGGAGATGAGCGGGAAAGTAATTGAACATGAAACAACTGTCACGGATTCAAAACGTAAGAGGGGGAATGAGGATACTAATGTAGACTCAAGTGGGGTAGTTAATGGGGAATCAAAAGGGCTGGATATGTCAAATATTGGGCCAAAAAACTTGCTAGAGGCGGGACCTGTTGTGCAGGCCCGCCTACAACAATGA
- the LOC108204524 gene encoding F-box protein At3g07870 produces the protein MDLPADIVADILSRIPIKTIVHCRGVCKRWRNIISEPYFVNLHLLRSPEGLIVHQMSGTRESDILKLGELDDQSDQHDIHHDPLMKFDLALGFEYSVLCLQGSVNGLICLWHYSQADATYICNPITREYILLPDHKYIRKSYALVTYGFGFVEASNQYKVIRFYQGSFPSAEGPYRSECEIYTLGTGTWRSLGPVSFSLGGRQNGIFVNGNLHWLAYDENDNTNEWVCTFDLEKELFQRTASAPRAGENLAYRSLGMLGGCLSICDNTSDSDIVIWVMKHYGMKESWSKEIIIPDDSTGLLYEIVHTLKVFKDETILMLFRNDFLFTYHPGNKTLQILDNFQRGVFDTFDAMVYVPSFITLRSFTSEKVSVF, from the coding sequence ATGGATTTACCAGCAGATATTGTTGCCGACATTCTATCAAGAATTCCCATCAAGACAATAGTCCATTGCAGAGGTGTATGCAAAAGATGGCGCAATATAATCTCAGAACCTTACTTTGTTAATCTGCATTTATTGAGATCTCCTGAAGGCCTTATAGTTCATCAAATGAGCGGTACACGTGAATCTGACATCCTAAAACTGGGTGAACTAGACGACCAATCTGATCAGCACGATATTCACCATGACCCTCTGATGAAATTTGACCTAGCACTTGGCTTCGAGTATAGTGTGCTGTGCTTACAGGGTTCAGTTAATGGACTGATTTGCTTATGGCATTATTCTCAAGCTGATGCAACTTATATATGCAATCCAATTACACGAGAGTACATACTCCTTCCGGATCACAAGTATATCAGAAAATCATATGCTCTTGTAACTTATGGCTTTGGATTTGTTGAAGCCAGCAACCAGTACAAAGTCATACGCTTTTATCAAGGAAGTTTTCCTTCAGCTGAAGGCCCATATAGGTCTGAGTGCGAGATTTATACGCTTGGAACAGGCACGTGGAGAAGTTTAGGACCTGTTTCATTTTCACTTGGTGGTCGTCAAAATGGTATATTTGTCAATGGTAACCTTCATTGGTTAGCTTACGATGAAAATGACAACACTAATGAGTGGGTTTGTACCTTTGATTTAGAGAAAGAATTATTTCAACGGACTGCCTCTGCTCCTCGAGCTGGTGAGAATTTAGCTTATAGGAGTTTGGGAATGCTTGGAGGGTGCTTGTCGATTTGCGATAACACATCAGACTCTGACATTGTCATTTGGGTGATGAAGCACTATGGAATGAAGGAAAGTTGGAGTAAAGAAATCATCATTCCGGATGACTCTACAGGTCTGCTGTATGAGATAGTTCATACTCTAAAAGTATTTAAAGATGAAACTATCCTAATGTTATTCCGCAATGATTTTTTATTCACTTATCATCCTGGGAACAAAACTTTGCAAATACTTGACAACTTTCAAAGAGGGGTCTTTGACACATTTGACGCGATGGTTTATGTTCCAAGTTTTATCACGCTCAGGAGTTTCACGTCAGAGAAGGTTTCGGTATTTTAG